A region from the Lycium barbarum isolate Lr01 chromosome 8, ASM1917538v2, whole genome shotgun sequence genome encodes:
- the LOC132607159 gene encoding glucomannan 4-beta-mannosyltransferase 9, translating to MDRFSSTTLLPDAFSSTRDDLTEQLSIIWEQIKAPLIVPILRIAVLLCLLMSILLFIERVYMGIVITLVKFFGRKPEKRYKWESLKDDIELGNSSYPMVLVQIPMYNEKEVYQLSIGAACGLSWPTDRIIVQVLDDSTDPITKNLVSMECQRWASKGINIKYEIRDNRNGYKAGAMKEGLKHQYVKECDYVAIFDADFQPEPDFLWRTIPFLVHNPELGLVQARWKFVNADECLMTRMQEMSLDYHFTVEQEVGSSTYAFFGFNGTAGVWRIAAIEEAGGWKDRTTVEDMDLAVRASLKGWKFLYLSALKVKNELPSTFKAYRYQQHRWSCGPANLFKKMFMEIIRNRKVSLWKKIHVIYSFFFVRKVVAHIVTFVFYCVVLPATVLVPEVVVPKWGAVYIPSIITLLNAVGTPRSLHLIIFWILFENVMSLHRTKATFIGLLEAGRVNEWVVTEKLGDVLKIKSAIKAFKKPRFRLGDRLHLLELVTGVYLFFCGCYDIAFGKNHYYLYLFIQAFAFFIMGFGYVGTFVPNS from the exons ATGGATCGATTTTCGTCCACAACTTTGCTTCCCGATGCATTTTCAAGCACCAGAGATGATTTAACGGAGCAATTGAGTATAATTTGGGAGCAAATCAAAGCACCATTGATTGTTCCTATTCTCAGAATTGCAGTGTTATTGTGCCTTTTAATGTCAATTTTGCTCTTCATTGAGAGAGTTTACATGGGGATTGTGATTACCCTTGTGAAATTTTTTGGTCGAAAACCAGAAAAGCGTTACAAATGGGAATCTTTAAAAGATGATATTGAGCTAGGAAATTCATCTTATCCTATGGTTCTTGTTCAAATCCCAATGTATAATGAGAAAGAG GTTTATCAGCTTTCAATTGGAGCTGCATGTGGCCTTTCATGGCCTACTGATCGTATTATAGTCCAAGTTCTTGATGATTCAACTGATCCCATTACCAAG AATTTGGTGTCAATGGAGTGCCAGAGATGGGCAAGCAAAGGGATAAATATAAAGTATGAAATAAGAGACAACAGGAATGGTTACAAAGCAGGGGCAATGAAGGAAGGATTGAAGCATCAATATGTGAAAGAGTGTGATTATGTTGCTATATTTGATGCTGATTTTCAACCTGAGCCTGATTTCCTCTGGCGCACTATTCCATTTCTAGTCCACAACCCTGAACTTGGACTTGTTCAAGCTCGTTGGAAATTTG TAAATGCTGATGAATGCTTGATGACACGAATGCAAGAGATGTCCCTGGATTACCATTTCACAGTGGAACAAGAAGTGGGCTCTTCCACCTATGCTTTTTTTGGCTTTAATG ggaCAGCAGGTGTATGGAGAATTGCCGCAATAGAGGAGGCCGGAGGTTGGAAGGATAGGACAACAGTTGAGGATATGGACCTCGCGGTTCGCGCTAGTCTCAAGGGCTGGAAATTCTTGTACCTTTCTGCTCTCAAG GTGAAAAATGAATTACCAAGTACATTCAAGGCCTATCGATATCAACAACATCGTTGGTCCTGTGGCCCGGCCAATCTTTTCAAGAAAATGTTTATGGAGATCATAAGAAACAGG AAAGTATCTTTGTGGAAGAAGATTCATGTGATTTACAGCTTCTTCTTTGTAAGGAAGGTCGTAGCCCACATTGTCACTTTTGTGTTCTACTGTGTTGTATTGCCTGCAACTGTTTTAGTACCTGAAGTTGTTGTTCCAAAATGGGGAGCTGTTTACATTCCTTCCATTATTACACTACTCAATGCAGTTGGAACTCCAAG GTCGTTACATCTGATAATATTTTGGATCCTTTTCGAGAATGTCATGTCACTACATCGGACAAAGGCTACGTTCATTGGCTTGTTAGAAGCAGGAAGAGTCAACGAATGGGTAGTCACTGAGAAACTAGGAGATGTTCTCAAGATAAAATCAGCCATCAAAGCGTTCAAGAAACCACGATTTAGGCTTGGTGACAG ACTTCATTTATTAGAGCTTGTCACTGGCGTGTACCTCTTCTTTTGTGGATGTTATGATATCGCCTTCGGGAAAAATCACTATTATCTATACCTCTTCATTCAAGCATTTGCTTTCTTCATCATGGGATTCGGTTATGTTGGCACTTTTGTTCCTAATTCTTAA